In Macadamia integrifolia cultivar HAES 741 unplaced genomic scaffold, SCU_Mint_v3 scaffold2200, whole genome shotgun sequence, one genomic interval encodes:
- the LOC122066053 gene encoding histidine biosynthesis bifunctional protein hisIE, chloroplastic-like — protein MNFINVHDIFLDCDRNSIIYLGKPDGPTCHTGSETSMFDFLKGSQVLKYRLLLTILCSLEPTISTRKAEIGATENGKSSRTKRLLCDNKLLCSKIREVADELCIMLEENEDKSRSVAEMADVLYHAMVLLSAKDATMEEVLELLRHRFS, from the coding sequence ATGAACTTCATTAATGTCCATGACATCTTTCTTGATTGCGATCGCAATTCTATAATTTATCTTGGGAAGCCTGATGGCCCAACATGCCACACAGGTTCAGAGACATCGatgtttgatttcttgaaaGGTTCACAGGTTTTGAAATATAGGCTTCTATTGACAATTTTATGTTCATTGGAACCTACAATCTCCACACGCAAAGCAGAAATAGGAGCAACTGAAAATGGGAAGTCATCAAGGACCAAACGGCTGTTGTGTGACAACAAGTTGCTTTGCTCTAAAATTCGGGAAGTGGCAGATGAGTTATGCATAATGTTAGAGGAGAATGAGGATAAGTCTCGCTCAGTTGCAGAGATGGCAGATGTGCTCTATCATGCCATGGTACTACTTTCAGCTAAAGATGCAACGATGGAAGAGGTTCTTGAACTCCTTAGGCACAGATTCTCTTAA